aatgttgagaataaagttgaaatacaagtgaaaatatgaatataatatatatactataatacaATATACAGGTGCGTCTctataaattagaatatcatagaaaaatgtatttttgtcagttattaatttcaaaaagtggaaataacacattatatagatccattacacagaatgaaacatttcatgtcttcatttaatttcttcttattataatgattatggcttacatttaatgaagacctaaaattcagtgtctcaaagaaaatgtaatattacaaaagattttaaaaagtatgtttaatatggcctctgaaaagtatgtcatatATATGCAGTCAATGCATGGTTGGGGCTAATTGACTTACtttaactactggaaatggacttttccatcataatACAGTAGTGTTTAAAacaatagcagtccaatgtgactaaccagattaatccaggattttagtatattttttattgctacatggcaaacattctcagaaaaccaacaagacccagcattcatgatatgcagctcttaaggctgtgtaATTAGGCAATAaattgaaaggggtgtgttaaaaaaatagcaagATATTGAGTGTAGGGGGATTTTAGTTTTGCTGCACCCTTAATTATTgtagttattgctcattttatgagatttaaaaaaaaaaatcaggttgtagcttgcagtctaacTGTTGGAATAGAAAACATTGTTACTTTGATGACTTATTGATAATAATCTGTGATTATCTTTCCAATTTTACAGAACACAAAGTTTACtatattcttgtcattttgacttcattctcaaactgcataatgaaaaaaacaaccctgtagcaccctataatgtaataatttcctgataatgtaaaaacccctgaaaatgtaacaaaatttgcacttaactcgatcaaaaatgtaataaaacccaataatgtaataacttaataCCATATCCTGACTGATACTGTAagaacattttattacattttcaggggGTTTTCTTTCCAAAACTGATCATGTAATACTTGacagataatgtaatatatatgttcattttcagtcCAGAGTtctacattttgtattttgagAATCTAAGAATGTTATATACACcggatttgaaaaaacaaagactATTGGGTTACATTGCAGAACCATACAGCTATATGGACATGTGCAAATTGTATTGCATTTTCAGATatcattacattatcaggaaattattacattacagGGTGCTACAAaccctcctctcattatttttttcatacctgTCCCCAAGTCCTCATCAGCAGGTGGCAGCAgtgtagaaaaaataaatgctgttcTAAACTAGAATGACtcaagacaacaacaacaacaacaaatactcCATCAGATATTTTCTATAACCTTTAATGAgctttttcagtttgttttgtgaCGCCTACATATTAGCCTGCAGTTGATCAGAATACAATAAggattatgtcttttttttttttttttagtcatttcagaTGCAATCAGAATGctcatacaataaaaaatatatatataaaatgcaaaataaacaaacatctcATGAACATTTTTGTGCTTGTGGCTGGTTTGACTGTAACCGACAGTGTCCTTCAGTCTCACTGCGGCCACACGGAGCAAACAGGAATGTCGGGTGGTGTTAACTGGTGCTCCACTTCTTGAGGGTGACGGCCAGCTGAGCACCTCCCCATTGCCCAGACAAtgaaaacactcacacacacacacacacacagaggccacGAGTGACTAGCTGCTGAAAATAACACAGTACAATagctgtacaaaataaaatcaacaccACAGCATCAGTCATGTTCAAGTGACAGACGGACAATGAGCCACTTGGTCCGACCCATTTGAGCATTTCGTCATCCTGTGAAGTGAGATCCCTGAcatcactgcactgcaaaacaaATCCATCTTTTTCTCGCTACTCATCAAGTCTgaaatcattttatttacagatggtgccccggGACAGAAAGCCTCACTTGTTTCTGTACAACTCATCTTAAGAAATATCATTTTAGcctgaattaagattattttgtGACACCCGTTTGGACAGTATGAACATACTTAACTCTTGAGAAAGTAAGATTCAAGCTTATATCCTTTTACAGTAGCAGAAGAGACGCTCTGGTTTCCATTATCGCACGACAGCATCACAATCATCACCATATACGGAGAAAATTCTCACAACAAGCGGAATCTGATAACTCAGTGAGATTAAATTACTCATTGAGATGAAAaccctttttacagtgtgtggtgTTCCAGTTTTTAAGGATGACAGCATACAGATGAGAGCATGGCCGTGGCTGGAGACGCCCATCTCTCCTACACAAAGGCCATTGTACCAGCTggtgacaacaacaaacaaaatacacattGTGGTCTTATTCGGTTTGGCACCTCAGAACAAAAAGAGGAATGTTTCACTGGAGATTAAGAGCAGACAGAGTTGCCAGCTCTGCACTTTAGGAGAGGTGAACAAAAGATGGCAAATCCTGTGAATCAATAGCACCTCATAATTCACATTATACGGTGGTTCTGTCACATGCAACTCTTTCTAAAACTACACTGAAATCATTTCCACTTTCTTCTTGTCACATAAAACGCCTTTCATATCTACATATCTTAACACCCAACATCACAAACCTGATGGAAAAGTTTGGATTCTTTTTAAAATGGGGGTTGTATAACATACTTATCCatatacagtgatggaaaaaaatattagaccaccctttttcttcaacttcttgatcattttaatgcctggtacaactaaaggtacatttgtttggacaaatataatgataacagcaaaaatggctgataagagtttaatttaagagctgatatctagacatttaacatggttttcttaataatttggttgttatcaagaaaaccatggaaaatgtctagatatcagctcttaaattaaactcagttatttttgttaatttgtccaaacaaatgtacccttTGTTGTACCAacaaagcattaaaatgaacaagaaagtgaagaaaacaagggtagtctagcaattttttccatgactgtaatagtcagtgtattacctgcaggagtaccagcacagaagctaagcaatgtactgcacATTTATAAGTTTAAGTGTACGctaattttacaatatttttgctGCTTTACCTCACTATTAGACAGGCCAGCTTAAGTTTACGCGATAAGAACTGAACCCGTATTATACTCTCTTCAAAGCTACCAacctcctttgacaaaaacagtcattttactttGCAGAACATGGAGCTGCTGGCCTACTGACTGAATCTGATGGATGTAGACTGATGGGATGTGGGATCATCCTGCTACTGGCTGCCTGGTTCAGACCGCATTCAAGATGATTACAATTGAAAACAAACTggagaatgtttttttattttaaccataTCCCAAAATGATAATGGATGCAGCCAGACCAACCAATccaggcagcggtagaccagcaacttgtgtgttttgtgatgtaaaaatagggtttttttcccaatggagtttggtggctttgaAAATAGCAAAGAACATTTTCAGTTCCCCGtcagaaagggctgtctgacggcAAGGTGAGTGgtgaaaatatactttaattatagcgcacactttttttttagatgggtCTTTTTAggtgtcttaaataaatagacagataaataaatagacagATAAACAGTACAGTTTTTAAGCTTCTGTGCTGgtactcctgtctgcttctccaatCACCATCTacttcagtcatggaaaaattattagacttttttttctattaaatttcttgttcattttaaagcctggtacaattatggtacatttgtttggacaaatataatggcaacaacaaaaatttctgataagagtttaatccattgacgcctaaaactgcctgtaaaacctctgggcgattttaaaataagcccctaaaacttgaagtttttctggaaattcaacagaagtgtcaacgcttctactaaataatagatttttcagcctctgtagcagatagaaatgaaattcaaaaagtatttgagagcttatacaaatactacaaaacgacgtatccgctttccaggcttcaatgggttaatttaagtctatggttttcttgataataaccaaaatcattatcaataaaaccaaggaaaatgtctagatatcagctcttaaattaaactcttatcagctatttttgttgttactcATTTACTGGAGCTgacacactgactgtggataagtacctcattcaACCCCACTTCAGTAAATCCAAACGATCcctttaaaggaatacttttGGGAAACACGCTCACTTCCCGAAcactgaactatccctttaatctcTTCTCTCGAGACCAACACATTTCCAACTCCACATTTTATTGAATCATCTTCCTCCTGACTAAAACCATCTGACTCATCTCTCACTTTACTTCCCAGTACCACCTACAAACTCttgcttcctttctttctttctttcatcttCCCAACCCTCAAACATTTCCATTTAGTTCAACTGTAACCACAACAGCACGTTTTAAATAACACCGTAATCATCCTCTCCCACCGTAATCATCAACACATCCTTATAAGACACAAGAGCacattatttacataaaaatataaagtataagTCCagcacataaataataataataataataataataataggcctATAAGAATAACATTAAGAATACAAAACAAAGTGAGCAGAGAGTGAGCAGCATGCCCTGAGATGAGGGAATAGAACAGGAATATAAGACTTGAGGCACCCGGACCCGACAGGACTGGAGTAGCTTTTAATGAAAGGACACTGGATGGCTTTGGTGAgggactgacacacacacacagcacagaacCTCTCAAGgacaagcaaacacacagactttcagaaatagttttttttttgcttatcaGTTCAACACGTGTGCTTGTGAAATAAGTGCTAAAGTGGCGTTTCTCTTCTGACGGAGGAAGAGGAACTTACAGCTCGCTCAGGAAATCATTTGAGTAAGTGCGGGTGTGGCATGTGAACAACTGCATGAGTCACGGGTTGATTTTTTATATATCTCACTAAAGAAGGATACCTAAGAATGCCATGATTTGTTGTttcttctaaaatatttatatatataatacatgtgGAAGCCTTTCAGTTCTTTGGAATGAGACTATACTAATGTTGGAGTTATTTAAATGAGTTTGATCTAAAAACCCTGAGCTAAATTTGACCCTTTGTGCTATTGCAGACAAGGAGAACAGGACAGTTTGACTATGCAAACATATAAGGAATGTAATGTGTAATTCTGCCCTTCTGCTGGTTGTTTTGAACAGTGGAAATACAGCGAGAGatagagctgcagcagcatatCTTATGAACTAAATCTGAGTCAAAAGGTTTCCCATAATTCTGCTGTCCAGCTGTCCCCGCAACATGCAAATAAGGACGTTCTCGAACTTCCTCCTTGCAGCGGTGCTTATCTCTACGTCTCTACACATTTCTGCTGAAGCACGACTGAATAAGAACACTTCACTTCCGACCTTGCGGCAGAGCGACTTTAACGTCTTTAAGGTTTCTTGAGAAAATAGATCTAAAATGCGGAAGCCAAGTATTGCatagatttctgtagaaaaagcTCCACACTCGCCTTCATCAGTACAGGAACAGCTAAACACTAACTACAGAGTGAAAATACCAGagattttaacaataaaaaggtATTAAATACTTCAGGTTAAACACACACTGCATTAATTGAGACATACTGTACAATTGTTTTTAACAGCGATGGATCACTGATGGATCTCAACATGTAGCTGGTTATCTTTGGTCTGAGTGGGGACCTGGAAACTTTGCAAATTAGTGGAATATAAACACAACCTAAGTACTTTTGGGTGGCGTGCAGCAGATTTTGCTGATTTTCTGGAAGCTTAAAAGAATTTAAAAGCTCACAGGAAGTAGTGGGCACACCTGCCTTACACTTCAATTCAACCTCCCCGTTTTTTTCAAAAGTCGCCGTCTCCGGCGGCGGGGGTCTCCTCGTCGTAGCGGGTCCTTTTTGCGTGAGAGTGGGGCGACTCGTGAATGTTCTCCTTGTCTTCGGCTCCCCACTTGATGCCGCAGATCCTCTCGCGGACGATGCGGGTGGTGGTGGGCTCGGGGCTCAGACACAGCTGCCACAGCCAGGGGTGGCTCATACACTCTGCAGCGCTGGGCCGGTCCCTGTGGACAGCACAACAGGCCACGCAGCAATTATAATCTCATAGAACTCAATGTGACCATACCTCAATTGAAAATATGGCAAATAAtcattggaagaaaaaaaaattaaagactgACAGGGTACAAAACTCTACATGACACATAGATACAATCTCCATACATAATAAattgggacgctgtgtaaaatgtaatataGACGTTTTTCAAAATGATATAATTTAGAATGAGTGTATATAACAAAAGCTTGAAAAAGCCATGACTGATTCtgcggtcacgtgacaaatattcgctgaaaatctgtttacacagatcagagaggagaggacaggagaagttgcaagtagaggttgtacaaatgtaaacagttCATATAATATGTGGAGACTCAACCCCCCCacccactgaaaaaaaatctaatttttcagtgtttttgtcattgcaactgtgttattctgcacaaagacatgcttgttgttgttgttgttcctaCTTCTAGTCATGATTATACTGATTCcattgagctgcaggacttaaacattttatatattgcaggccacagtgagtaaaacttaaaaagagaagaaaaaaaaccaccctgaaacagcttggggttcagagggttaaacattaaagtatttaattatgttttttatcttattgtttttcacagcattgtaacttttttggaatcagagtTGGACAATCTATAATCTAATGGTGAAACACCAAGCACATTTTTCAACATGAATAGAAACAAATGTGAATTTTTGCATCACttataataaaaggaaatgtgTGCATCACAGTGGAAGCATATCAGCATTGATATTCCCTGTATAGCATAGCTCTGATTGACACAAATTGGCATATTAGCATATTAGCAGCAGTCATACAGAAGCAGTTCCTGGAGAAGACACTGACActcactgagctgtgtgcacctcAGGAGGAAGTTATGAACCCTGACATGacattggctttttttttatgtgtctggAGCTTCCAAAACAGCTACACaacagcaaggttataatagttttggatttttcattagttttagttttaatttcgttgtgaatttttgttttcaaattcagttagttttagttagttttaagagtgagttttctagttttagtttagtttttattagttttagtgttagttttagtttttttgtaatgggctatgtgttgggtgccagattaaaagtggtcataataaattttgcctttatttcctttggtttatcatctcagccccaataaggttattaactgttttgaattttgtttggagtgtagacatcccagtctcagtaaacatattcaccatgtgttgcatgtgcaaatagaaacactgaattatgaatgaaaaaagttgacaaaaacgaaaactaaggacatttccactataattttagttcgttttagttagttttgtaaccacacaatacagtttcagttagttatgttttttttaaaaactctagtttttatttttatttcagttaacgaaaatgtattttcaattctagttttcgttatttcgttagttttcgttaactataataaccttgcacaaCAGCAACAGTGGTGTGTCGTGTGGGAATAATGTGAATAAACACAGAATGAGTTCCTGTTTGGTGTGGTGTACAGGCTACCACTACATGCTTATAAGAAGAAAAGACACGTTTGTGGGAAACATTAAGTGCTATaactctttctgtgtgtgcagaCGTGCAGGCTGATCCGTGTGAACTGCTCACACATGAGCAGACTCGGCTGGAAACAAAATACTACGTGACGGTTGGGCTGCCTTGTGGAAAATCATGTCATCCTTTTGTTTACAGCTCCGTACTAACATTCCTTTTTGATTTCATTCAAAAGATTCATCTGACGGGTGTGCACTGTGGGGGAGGCTGCGTCTCTACTCACTCTGGAGCTTTGACCAGCAGCTTGCGGATGAAGTCCACGGCCAGCTCTGACACCCTGGAGAAGGCCTCCCTGCTGTAGTCCACGTTGACCTGGGACACGTTCAGGTACGTCTCCTGCTTGTCGTCCCCGGCAAACGGAGACTCTCCCGTCACCAGCATGTAGGCGATCACACCCACACTCCTAAAGAAGACACACGGTGAAAACATGCACAGGAGTGGCTGTGGGCTGAATACCTGTGGGCATAAATTATTCTAGAAAAAAAGGcctattttcatcattttggaCACCACAAACGTGAGAACAAAGACGACCATTAAAATAATTGCCCAGAGTGTAAACAGCTATTAGCTTTTGCAGAGCTACTTAGTGGTTTTGTGGCTTCATACTGCAACGATCACCTTCATTTACAAATCATTTGGTTTAGAGTAGAAATGATAGGAATGACAATACGTTTTCTTTCAAATCACCAGAATGTCAGTTTTTGCAAGAACAGACTCACCAAAGATCAGTCGATGTTGTGATCGGCTCATAATTCAGGATCTCGGGAGCTGAAGgcagaaataaaattaaataaaattaaaaagtcaGGTGTCATTCAATATCACAAGAATGTCTTCTATGACTTCATACCTCATACTACTGATGTTGTGTGTTTACGTCAACATTAAACTCACAAAAGAGCTGTCAGATTTAAATTTACATTAGAAGATCGTGCATACAAAACAGACTGAGGTTTCTTGAGGTCTGTGTGACAACAGGGTTGTGTTTTATGGTAATACCTTTATCCATAAGTTTAGTAAACTCATGCTAATGATAACAGCCATAAACAACTGATAATTAGTGACAAGTTTAGACCTACTGAGGCGTCTCTATTAGCATTACACAAGAGAGGTTCCACTCAGGAGgattttttctgaaaaacttAAAAGCGAGACTGAAgcttatgtatttgttttgaataaaagtaacgttaatacatttttaagaatcattttcaaaatcgtatcgaagacattttatgagattttaagagaattttagaAATTTTAAAGACTAAAATTTTAATTACTggattttagactttttaaccctttatcgggagaataaccgtatttggtaacttcagcggatatccaaaataaaaaataaaaatatttcgagaaaaatgttgcaaatttactatattaaagtggcagatctacaagaaaaaaagtcgcagatttaagagatttaaagtggcaaatctgcgtggaaaaaagtcgcagatttacgagaaaaaagcaacttttttcacatttatacattctggcagtatgtaatataaTCCAATATTCTtgagggttgaaatttggaatttgcaagtatttcaatgagtgccctattaagggtaaAGACCGTGCGGATACCCTGCACAAGCCTGCCACGATattatttcaattttgtttAAACTCATGCTAATGATAACAGCCATAAACAACTGATAATTAGTGACAAGTTTAGACCTACTGAGGCGTCTCTATTAGCGTTACACAAGATAGGTTCCACTCAGGAGgattttttctgaaaaacttAAAAGCGAGACTGAAgcttatgtatttgttttgaataaaagtagcgttaatacatttttaagaatcattttcaaaatcgtatcgaagacattttatgagattttaagagaattttagacattttaaagactaaaatttaaattactggattttagactttttaaccctttatcgggcgaagaaccgtatttggtaaatTCAGTGgttatccaaaataaaaaataaaaatattttgagaaaaatgttgcaaatttactatattaaaggggcagatttacaagaaaaaaagtcgcagatttacgagaaaaaaagcaacttttttcacatttatacattctggcagtatgtaatatcctccaatattctcgagggttgaaatttggaatttgcaagtatttcaatgagtgccctattaagggttaagaccGTGCGGATACCCTGCACAAGCCTGCCACGATattatttcaattttgtttAAACTCATGCTAATGATAACAGCCATAAACAACTGATAATTAGTGACAAGTTTAGACCTACTGAGGCGTCTCTATTAGCATTACACAAGATAGGTTCCACTTAAAGCGAGACTGAAgcttatgtatttgttttgaataaaagtaacgttaatacatttttaagaatcATTTTCAAAATCGTATCGAAaacattttatgagattttaagagaattttagacattttaaagactAAAATTTTAATTACTggattttagactttttaaccctttatcgggcgtatttggtaacttcagtggttatccaaaataaaaaataaaaatatttcgagaaaaatgtTACCCTGCACAAGCCTGCCACGATattatttcaattttgtttAAACTCATGCTAATGAAAACAGCCATAAACAACTGATAATTAGTGACAAGTTTAGACCTACTGAGGCGTCTCTATTAGCGTTACACAAGATAGGTTCCACTCAGGAGGATTTTTTCTGACTTTAATGTGGTGATGTCTGCTCTTGTCTAATGTCTCTGAGTAATCAAAGCGTGTTTTATGAACATCTACTTACCCACATACTCAGGTGTGCCCAGAATCTCCCGGAGCTCTCCGACCGCGCCCAGTCTACGTGCCAGGCCAAAGTCTACAATCTTTATGTCTCCTGGAGGAGACAGGCTGGTCAGGAGGATATTCTGTGGCTGGGGGAGAAACAGAGTGGATGCACAGG
This sequence is a window from Centropristis striata isolate RG_2023a ecotype Rhode Island chromosome 10, C.striata_1.0, whole genome shotgun sequence. Protein-coding genes within it:
- the stk17b gene encoding serine/threonine-protein kinase 17B, which encodes MSRRRLDSRSGLAAGLLGETQTPITTEPMESVYEITGELGRGKFAVVKRCVEKATGKVFAAKFLRKRRRGRDCRAEVIHEMAVLETARHSARVVNLHAAYETDHDIVLVLEYAAGGEIFDHCVSDELLPEAQITRLMRQTLEGVHHLHQSNLVHLDLKPQNILLTSLSPPGDIKIVDFGLARRLGAVGELREILGTPEYVAPEILNYEPITTSTDLWSVGVIAYMLVTGESPFAGDDKQETYLNVSQVNVDYSREAFSRVSELAVDFIRKLLVKAPEDRPSAAECMSHPWLWQLCLSPEPTTTRIVRERICGIKWGAEDKENIHESPHSHAKRTRYDEETPAAGDGDF